The stretch of DNA GACTGGCTGAATCTTCACCGGTTACCTCTGAGAAATAGCATGGTAGCCCAGACCGGCTCCCACACAAGCCAGACCTCCCACCAGTCCagagctcttcttctgcttgcTAAACAGGTTCGAGAGATACAGCAGCGTCTGTGCAGCCATAAGAATGGCCCACGTGATTGCCATGTTGATCTGCCAGTTGTAGACTTCGTTGCTGGGGTACGCAAACTTGATGACGGCCTTGATGGCGGAAATCAGGAAGGCATACAGCGCCATCTTGGTGAACTCCCTAACGGTGGCGGTGTCGGCCGCGCTTTCGGTGATGCCCGACACGGGGGTGTCTTTTTCACTCTCAGTCGTATCGCTTTTAACGGGggcgtttttttttcggttGGTGACGGCCATGGTGGAATGTGGGGATAGTATGGTGAGAGATATGAGTCGAAGGTTGGGGTTCGTCGTATGCATGTTATGCATAACATGCATTTAACCTGCATAATTTGTTTCAAGGGGATTTGTGAATGGAACAAAAATTGATGCTAATACTGATCCTAGGGAAAAACGGACAAAACTAGTAAGTTTGAAATCACTCCAACATCACTTCAATATGTTTCGATTTCTGATTGGACCCTTACTAGTCAGTTCAGATGCAACGTCAAAGTGTCAGAATCTGGGGTAACTAAACTTTAATACCAACTCACCAAATGTGGGGATACTTGATTGGCAGAAAATTGGTTATATCAACCTGAATGAAAGAAGTGTGGATGTGGAAGACTTACCAATCGAATTCCATGGGCACGCATACTCGAAacaagtgacacaaacaagaATATCGCAGTGATACTTGCACTTTCACCGAAGCAGATCCCCTCCGGAACAAACTCGGGGCCAGAAAAATGCCACAAAATTTTCGTATTTCGTAAATCATAGAATCATTATTTTTTATACATACACTAAACCGAGTCACTTCGGCCCCGAATAACGCCGTCCTGGACGAGCTTGTTGATCTCGGCATCAGAGTACCCGACCTCTCGGAAGACCTCAAAGGTGTGCTGACCAAGCAGAGGCGGGGGCATTCGAATGTTGGGCTGCGACGTCTTGTCAGAAAACTTGACGGGGACACCGACGAGTTTCATGGGACCACAAACGGGGTGATCCACAGTCTGGATCATGTCTCGTGCCACAACGTGCTCGTTGCTCAGCGTGGTCTGAATGTCGTTGATAGCGGCAAATGGGAAGTTGAAGACCTTGAAGATTTCAACCCAGTCGTTGGTCTTTTTGGTCTTGGTCACCTCGTGAATGGCAGGCACCAGAATGTCTCTGTTCTTGACTCTAAGGGCGTTGGACAAGAACCGGGGGTCAGTTTTCCACTCAGGCTTGCCCAGAGCGTCACAGGCCAACTTGAACAGATTGTCGTTGCCTCCTCCGATCATAATGCTTCCATCGGCGGTATCAAAGGCCTGGTAGGGGCAAATGGACGGATGCGCAGTTCCCTGTCGGCCCGAGTCAGGCTTGCCACTGATGAGCACCTGAGAGGCGATGTTGGCAAGAGAAGCCACCTGACAGTCGGCTAGAGAGGCATCGATATGCGTGCCCTTGCCGGAAACGCCTCGCTTAATGAGAGCTGCCAGCACGGAGTTAGATGCGTAGAGGCCGGTGGTGAGATCAGTCACGGCTACTCCGACCTTGGAGGGAGCTCCATCCGGTTCTCCGGTGATATGCATGAGTCCCATTTCCGCTTCAACCATGACATCGTAGCCGGGTCGGTGCGAGTAAGGTCCAGTCTGGCCGTATCCTGTGATGGATGTGTAGATGAGCTTGGGGTTAGCATCCTTGAGATCATCGTAACTGAGTCCATACCGTTTGAGAGTGCCAGGAACGTAGTTTTCGACAAACACGTCAGCAGAAGCAATAAGAcgtttgagagcagccttgCCCTCGTCCGACTGGAAGGACAGGCCGACGGACTTTTTGTTTCGGTTCACGCAAAGAAAGTAAGCCGACTCGCCAGGTGCTGTGCCTGCAACCTCCACCATATCCCTACTGACTCCAAGAGAGTCATCCGTCTTTGTGTATGGCGCAAACGGCGGACCCCAGGCTCGAGTGTCATCGCCACGAGTCGGGTGTTCGATTTTGATCACGTCTGCTCCCAGATCAGCCAGCAATTGTGTGCAGTAGGGTCCGGCCAGAACCCGAGACATGTCCACCACTCTGACCCCAGCCAGAGGAAGCGACGAGCCGGAGTTCAGGGCACGTGAcgtgctggagaagcttcTGATGTGTGAGAACTGTCGAACGCGATTGATACGAAGCATTTTGAGCGACTGTGCGTGGTTCTGAGTGTGGTTCGGTGATCTGGGGTCGATCCGCCGTCTTATATATAGCAGACTCCATTGTGCAGATGCGCGGTAGTTATTACCCCAGCTGAAACGCTTAGAGTTGGCGACTAGCACTAGGTCCAAAGAGGCGGCATCTCTTGCACAATCAATTGAGGGGCCATCGGTTCGATTTCCACACCCATCAGATTGatgactgctgctgcagtaCATCTATGTGGGGTATTGCCCAGTTGcgggcacgtgacctgtGTGAGAAGCAAATGTCGGGCGGCCCGAAAATTAGATGTAACCTTCACCGGACGGGGGTGAAAAAGTATCGCGTCACATGACCCGAAAAGAAAAGTAAGCgtcgagtcacgtgacgaaaCTGACTCTGGGGTCCGAAGCGATGGGAATAAGGCACAAATCTGGCTGAGTATCGTAGCAGTATCGTATCTTAGTCTCATTCTTGGACTGTCTACTCCAAGGTCCTAAGAGTGCAGTTAAGGTTCGTAGGCTCCCAAGTTACTCTAAGTATCTGTACTTCAGTAAAAATGATAATCTTGCCCCAGCTCGATACTTATAGAGACAAGTTGTTGATATTTGTGTCTTTTTGGTATATTAAAGCGTGTATTAAGTCATTGGTATGTGTTTCAAATTTCTCGAATCTCCATAATCCTGATTTAAGACCCCCAGCGGGATTTTGTAATAACTATTCGCCAAGTAAATTCCAACTTTTTTTGGCAACCACACTGAACATAATACTTCTTGCCTCATCGCAAATGTTACCCACATCATCTTCCACTTCCTACAattcggtcacgtgactaccCATAATCCTCCTCCCACTCACCCttctgtcacgtgaccggcTATTACCCCGCGATCACGCATCTTCCTGCTTGCCCCTCATTTAAACAAGCCGCATCATGTTTTTTCACTTGACTCCGACTAACTCCCAACGGCGGCTCGTACGTGAAAgaatcacatgacctccaaaccctaaccctcGACATGATTGTTGGACCCAAGACCAAATTTCACTCTCTGTACAACCACATGTTTTCACAGACGTGCCACAAGTTCTCCGGGGTTGTGGACTCGTTTCTGGCTTCTAACGGCGGCGCGCTCCGCAAGGCGACCcaagatcacgtgagagaGTCGCTGAGGGTTTTGCACGAAGCCCTAGAAAGATATGAGTGAGTGATTTGAGGCGAGGGGGAGGGAGATCCAACACTATTTGGAAGATATTAGCGGTTTCTAAGTGGCTTTGGGTTGTTATTTGAGTGTGTGGAAAGTGTCAAGTCGGATTTCAACTGGATCTCAGCCAACTTGGGTTCGTTCTAGGAGGTTCTATATCGATCTGTCATATTATCTCGGTATGGAGATAAGTGTGTGGAGGTTGAACGGATTTAGGATCCGCAAGCTTCAACAAAATCTCCAGGTCCGTTAAATGTCTATCACTTTCTCAACCTCCCCGGTCCCCCCTGGATCATGCACATTGTCACGTTCCTAATCCTCAAGCTAACACAGTCTCAACCAGATATCGCTCTCTTACAACGGCGGAAAAGACTGTCAAGTGATGGTCATTCTACTTTTAGCCGCTCTCTGGCGCCGTTTTGGGGAAGATCCGGCTGTTCTCAACAACCTGGGCGCCTTCAAATCCGTCTACGTGGCTTCAGAAAAGGCGTTTGAAGAAGTGGACACATTTGTGGACAATTCATGCCAGGAATACGGACTGCAGCAGATCCGGCTGTCTGAGCCAATGAAGGCTGCGTTCGAGCACTTTTTGAGCGAAAACCCTACCGTCAAGGCCATTATTGTTGGCATTAGAAGATCGGATCCGTATGGACAACAGCTCAAGCCGTTTGATCCGACTGATTCGGGATGGCCAGACTTTATGAGAGTCCATCCAGTGCTGGAATGGAAGTATGTGAATATCTGGGACTTTTTGAGAGGAACAGATTCGGCCTATTGCTGTCTGTATGATAAGGGATATACATCTTTGGGTGGCACAGACTCGACTGTCCCGAATCCCAAGTTGTTGAAAAAGGGAACTTGTGCCGAGTTTTTGCCTGCTTATGCGTTGGTgaaggatgaggaggagcgtTTGGGCAGATTTCGCAAGTGACGCCCTAGAATTGAGGAGAGACTGACTCCAAGTCACGAACGGACAACATCAGGGAAATGGGTGTCATGAAAGGGCATCAACagatgttgttgttgttatGATTTGGTATTATCCTGGCCATACATCCTTATGAATAACCCTCGCCTCGTCTCTCGCATCACGGCATCACTGTGACAAGCTACTTTCTTCTGTATGTCCAACTTTTTCGAGGTCTCTCAAAAGAAAAGTCGAATCGCCCCCTGAGCTGAAAACGGGTTAACAGATGGACGTTATTCGGGCCTAATGATAAGGCACATctactacagtacgtacCGCCGCAGgtgtgtatgtactgaaGAGCATTTATGACATTATGATACATGAATACAATGACAATGATTATTATAAAAGGAATGAGGGCCTTCGACTTGATTGTAGTATCTGGACGTGATCAATCGAGCTTGAACCTCCGGGAACATCCCCCATTTTTCTAACTAAAAACAAGTATCACCAACTAATGTAGTTGACAGATATGTCGGGCAATATTAATCCGATGTGGAATCTGAGAGCATGATTGGATTTGTTTTGTCGAGACAAGTCTTTTGTTGCCAGAAATATCAATAAAAATGATATTTTAAGCCCTGCAGTAGGAGTACTGGTTCGAAGATACTTTGTTGCGGTCTGAACAAAAATCAAGTAAAATTTCAAGTACACGGATTGTAATTCTGTCAGTGGAGTAAAAACTCCAAATACGATGAATACCAACAAAGACAATGGGATAATAATTGTAGATAATTCGATAGTATCCTGATGTTGTTGATTGGCTCTTCACTCATTCATGTGTGGTCAATTCAAGCTAAGTAGTTCACCAAACATAGTAAGAGCATCACAAGAGATACTTTTGGTTCTGTAAGACTCCAGTGATTCCCACAAAAGTGTATCAGCCCCTCCATTTAATAACTTATTTCTACTCTTCACTCTTCAAGAGACCATAGCTTTGAGTCTCTACTGGACTGGGTTCGAGATCTTGACCCACTTCTACTGCCAGATCTGCTTCCCAGCCTTGAACTCGCCGAACTGCTTCTAGAAGAGCTGCTCTTGGACCTAACCACTGGACCTCTGGTGGTCGTGGCACAGCCCAGATATTCCCTCAAAAACAATTGAAAGCCATACGAGTGGCAAACATCCGACTCGCTGCCGCCAaacttgtacaaatactgAATGTACAGGAGCTGGATCCGCTGTGAATTCTGCCTGTAGAACAACACAAACTTGTCCTGGGGAAAAACACCCGCCATCCACACCGCCCGGTACAACGGGTCCACAGGAGGAAGGTGTGAGTTGGTGTTCATCAGCAGGTTGCACTCGTGTCTGATTTCCTTTAGCCGTTGCCGCAGCAACAGATTGAGCGTTTTGGCCTGGTTGAGAGCCTGATGTAGGTCTCTGATTGTATCTACTCGCTCGCGTGTCTCTTTAAATCCCAGAATGTGGTTGCTCAATGTGCTGAGTTTGTCGCAGATGATAGCGTGTTCGTTGGGGCTGATTGAAAAGTGAGAAGGGCTTGTTCTCATAGAGCTGTGCATCGTTGATGATACATGTTCTGCGGTGGTATCTGACTCTGGGTCTGCTTcggtgtctgtgttggtGCCTATTGACACGTGCTCAGAGACCGTGTTGGTGCCAACTGACACATATCCATTCACCGTGTTGGTACTAGACGACACATACGTTGCAGTACGCGTACTAATATGTGGAACGTGTTGCTGGACTCTGTCAGCCAGAGCTTTCTCGGGCGTCGGCGCGGAGCCGTTAACCGGATCAAAAGACCCCGCGGGAGACTCgcgagtcacgtgacaggaGGGTATCGATTTGCGCGCGGTGAAAAGCATTTGCAGAGCGTGGTAGGTGGACAGTGTGTCCCACATCAT from Yarrowia lipolytica chromosome 1D, complete sequence encodes:
- a CDS encoding uncharacterized protein (Compare to YALI0D25542g, weakly similar to uniprot|Q9I672 Pseudomonas aeruginosa Hypothetical protein); protein product: MLRINRVRQFSHIRSFSSTSRALNSGSSLPLAGVRVVDMSRVLAGPYCTQLLADLGADVIKIEHPTRGDDTRAWGPPFAPYTKTDDSLGVSRDMVEVAGTAPGESAYFLCVNRNKKSVGLSFQSDEGKAALKRLIASADVFVENYVPGTLKRYGLSYDDLKDANPKLIYTSITGYGQTGPYSHRPGYDVMVEAEMGLMHITGEPDGAPSKVGVAVTDLTTGLYASNSVLAALIKRGVSGKGTHIDASLADCQVASLANIASQVLISGKPDSGRQGTAHPSICPYQAFDTADGSIMIGGGNDNLFKLACDALGKPEWKTDPRFLSNALRVKNRDILVPAIHEVTKTKKTNDWVEIFKVFNFPFAAINDIQTTLSNEHVVARDMIQTVDHPVCGPMKLVGVPVKFSDKTSQPNIRMPPPLLGQHTFEVFREVGYSDAEINKLVQDGVIRGRSDSV
- a CDS encoding uncharacterized protein (Compare to YALI0D25564g, similar to Saccharomyces cerevisiae FAD1 (YDL045C); ancestral locus Anc_3.146, similar to uniprot|P38913 Saccharomyces cerevisiae YDL045c FAD1 flavin adenine dinucleotide (FAD) synthetase); protein product: MFSQTCHKFSGVVDSFLASNGGALRKATQDHVRESLRVLHEALERYDLNQISLSYNGGKDCQVMVILLLAALWRRFGEDPAVLNNLGAFKSVYVASEKAFEEVDTFVDNSCQEYGLQQIRLSEPMKAAFEHFLSENPTVKAIIVGIRRSDPYGQQLKPFDPTDSGWPDFMRVHPVLEWKYVNIWDFLRGTDSAYCCLYDKGYTSLGGTDSTVPNPKLLKKGTCAEFLPAYALVKDEEERLGRFRK
- a CDS encoding uncharacterized protein (Compare to YALI0D25586g, no similarity), yielding MMWDTLSTYHALQMLFTARKSIPSCHVTRESPAGSFDPVNGSAPTPEKALADRVQQHVPHISTRTATYVSSSTNTVNGYVSVGTNTVSEHVSIGTNTDTEADPESDTTAEHVSSTMHSSMRTSPSHFSISPNEHAIICDKLSTLSNHILGFKETRERVDTIRDLHQALNQAKTLNLLLRQRLKEIRHECNLLMNTNSHLPPVDPLYRAVWMAGVFPQDKFVLFYRQNSQRIQLLYIQYLYKFGGSESDVCHSYGFQLFLREYLGCATTTRGPVVRSKSSSSRSSSASSRLGSRSGSRSGSRSRTQSSRDSKLWSLEE